A single Vanacampus margaritifer isolate UIUO_Vmar chromosome 14, RoL_Vmar_1.0, whole genome shotgun sequence DNA region contains:
- the tsc1b gene encoding TSC complex subunit 1b isoform X1: MPIAASDVERCLETELVGGPKRVLQAGRKVKTRCEKDTASTKSTATMAREQPSMGDLLPLLETSDLHQLEEIRGLINEQLSTERGSVLLNGLVDYFLETNSSEAMHILCSVREPHDKHLLDKMNECMTKQACRLPTLTILGHVIRKQPSWIHKIARYPLLVSLLKCLKTDTDVVVLITGVLVLITLLPMIPQAGKQHLWEYFDIFGRLASWNLKNPGHVSEVYLIHLHASVYSLFHRLYGMYPCNFVSYLRSHYSMKENMETFEEVVKPMLEHVRIHPELVTGTKDHELDPTRWKKYEIHDIVIECAKVSLDPKEASCEEGYATMPENFYPQIHLRPQDCTSSPYTDLYSSYGSSSSTPFSTPRQPLPPPLSLPPFSGTQSTNRSPQTTKRQNSTCEPNSSNGGKDPLWSPSSLCGMVTPPSSRGMSPNFELSHSASHLPGRFHCTSGGKGTSASSTPATSSPPPTLSDDFPIISLPSNTVQSSPPRKERRHVDSGKPALVRQEPVKDFEKSGTTNRDAADAANVSMTLTELSVFMKKQELELQLRTEKEKEEAAITEELLKITEDTQELSGLRGFDSPFYRTTETLTGCQTQDKIVTNSQLGGSILDTRHAVSTPDKVENTANTSDVGSEQGGGAGDSRNSAVGLDQSWPFLSGFTPIDHHLHRSPSAPEEEAGKFGMFSPSPCSKTPAPVPYEVFFDLALPRAASLYVGQKTSEAVHKAALERLSRREEGLEDGEEEGVMTASPLEVLDRLVQQGSDTHDKVLKRGDKHLRKCFPSALSFYRLPLPSKSADWTHFGGSAPSDELHTLRSQLLLLHNQLLYERYKREQHAVRNRRLLRRIINATALEEQNNAMKDQLNHQSVDISSLRESLQVEQQRYRQLWDDRETVVTRLHSQIRQLQQGRDDYYTKNQELQSKLQESQKRMGELEADLQGANNKVCHTGHLLKQMTIKLSNSESTQQQISFLNKQLLLLGEAHKLSMQELQFIGADNTKRPTTHEAKMLQVSYRKEVEALRQNLLAQGQKLEATHQRTAELEILLSKKEHLIAEQKKFLEDVKCQAKAELQASDNRYQAQKRNTQLLQTEVLQLYSKVEMEAPASSTGLPAGVKADGRMPADSSILVPDGPSKTCTAEEMDSRPPYDSHCGNGSTLLPGQLKKASKSSKTTANSVNGSKESGPSLIADLPLSCPRTNLLATLTPSDAPLTVGSYPSAKSFLGMRARELFRNKSESQCGGEEEEEDEQPQPPRLAGLAHSLKPELCTELPCPGSVALAPSTTPTIPTPTPSLAAPLTAPIKNSSEPKQQAPSQESPRRKIGRGPSGTGRPRQQQLKIMDYNETHHEHS, translated from the exons AGGTGCCTGGAGACTGAATTGGTGGGTGGCCCCAAGAGAGTCCTCCAGGCAGGAAGGAAGGTCAAGACACGGTGCGAGAAGGACACTGCCTCCACCAAGAGCACTGCCACCATGGCGAGGGAGCAGCCAAGCATGGGGGACCTCCTCCCGCTTTTGGAGACCTCGGACCTCCATCAGCTAGAAGAGATCAGAGGCCTTATTAATGAGCAACTCAGCACTG AACGAGGGTCTGTGCTGCTCAACGGGCTGGTGGACTACTTTTTAGAAACAAACTCTTCAGAGGCCATGCATATCCTCTGCTCAGTCAGAGAGCCACATGACAAG CACCTGCTGGACAAGATGAATGAGTGTATGACCAAACAGGCCTGTCGGCTGCCCACGCTCACCATTCTTGGCCACGTCATCCGCAAGCAGCCGTCCTGGATCCACAAGATTGCCCGATACCCTCTTCTGGTGTCGCTGCTCAAATGCCTAAAG ACTGATACGGATGTCGTGGTGCTGATAACTGGGGTGCTGGTGCTGATCACGCTGCTTCCCATGATTCCTCAAGCGGGAAAACAACACCTGTGGGAgtactttgacatttttggtcgCTTGGCATCCTGGAACCTCAAGAATCCGG GTCATGTTTCAGAGGTTTACTTGATCCACCTTCACGCCAGCGTCTATTCACTCTTCCACCGTCTATATGGCATGTACCCTTGCAACTTTGTGTCCTACCTGCGTTCTCACTACAGTATGAAGGAAAACATGGAAACATTTGAAGAGGTGGTCAAG CCAATGCTTGAACATGTCCGGATCCACCCTGAACTGGTGACAGGAACCAAGGATCATGAGCTTGACCCCACCAG gtGGAAAAAGTATGAAATCCATGATATCGTCATTGAATGTGCCAAAGTGTCTCTCGACCCCAAGGAGGCCTCCTGCGAGGAGGGATATGCCACCATGCCTGAAAACTTTTACCCTCAAATCCATCTGCGACCACAAGACTGCACTTCCAGCCCCTACACAGACCTCTACAGCAGCTATG GAAGCTCATCATCAACTCCGTTCTCCACTCCACGGCAGCCGCTGCCCCCACCCCTGTCTTTGCCCCCCTTCTCAGGGACACAGTCAACCAACCGTAGCCCGCAGACCACCAAACGACAG AACTCCACCTGTGAACCAAACTCCTCCAATGGCGGGAAGGACCCACTGTGGAGCCCCTCCTCTTTGTGTGGAATGGTTACGCCCCCTTCATCCAGGGGTATGTCGCCTAACTTTGAGCTCTCCCACAGTGCCTCACACCTTCCCGGCCGCTTCCACTGCACTTCAG GGGGGAAAGGAACATCTGCCTCCAGTACTCCAGCCACTTCATCACCACCACCCACCCTATCAGATGACTTTCCTATTATCTCATTACCATCCAACACAGTCCAATCCAGTCCACCTAGAAAA GAACGCAGACACGTAGACAGTGGTAAACCTGCACTGGTGAGACAGGAACCTGTGAAAGACTTTGAGAAAAGCGGCACCACAAACAGAG ATGCTGCAGATGCTGCGAATGTGTCCATGACTTTGACCGAGCTCTCAGTTTTTATGAAGAAACAAGAATTGGAGCTTCAGCTGAGAacggaaaaagaaaaggaggagg CGGCTATCACAGAGGAGCTGCTCAAGATCACAGAGGATACGCAGGAACTGTCAGGCCTGAGGGGTTTCGACTCTCCTTTCTACCGCACCACCGAGACCCTGACTGGCTGTCAGACACAAGACAAGATCGTCACCAACAGCCAACTGGGGGGGTCCATCCTGGACACACGCCATGCAGTGTCTACGCCAGACAAAGTGGAGAATACCGCAAACACCAGTGATGTTGGGAGTGAACAAGGAGGGGGGGCGGGAGACAGCCGGAATTCAGCCGTCGGCCTCGATCAGTCCTGGCCCTTCCTGTCAGGTTTCACCCCGATTGATCACCACCTGCACCGGAGCCCCTCCGCCCCAGAAGAGGAGGCGGGAAAGTTTGGGATGTTCTCGCCAAGTCCGTGCAGCAAGACGCCAGCACCGGTGCCATACGAGGTGTTCTTTGACCTGGCTTTGCCCAGGGCGGCCTCTCTTTACGTAGGCCAGAAGACATCTGAGGCCGTCCACAAAGCGGCGCTGGAGAGACTCTCAAGACGGGAAGAGGGGCTGGAGGACGGGGAAGAGGAGGGGGTTATGACTGCTTCACCACTGGAGGTGCTGGATCGCCTTGTTCAGCAGGGGAGCGACACCCATGATAAAGTCCTTAAGAG AGGAGACAAACATCTGAGGAAATGTTTTCCTTCCGCTCTCTCCTTCTACAGATTACCTTTGCCAAGTAAGTCAGCTGACTGGACGCACTTTGGAG GGTCGGCTCCATCTGACGAGCTTCACACGCTGCGGAGCCAGCTGCTCCTGCTGCACAACCAGCTGCTGTACGAACGCTACAAGAGAGAACAGCACGCCGTCCGCAACAGACGCCTCCTGCGACGCATCATCAATGCCACCGCGCTCGAAGAGCAGAACAATGCCAtg AAGGACCAACTGAACCACCAGAGTGTGGACATCTCATCCCTGAGGGAGAGTTTGCAGGTGGAGCAGCAGCGCTACAGGCAACTGTGGGACGACCGAGAGACTGTGGTGACCCGTCTGCACAGTCAGATCAGACAACTGCAGCAGGGGCGAGACGACTACTACACCAAGAACCAAGAGCTCCAG AGCAAGTTACAAGAATCTCAGAAAAGGATGGGGGAATTAGAAGCCGATCTTCAGGGCGCAAATAACAAAGTCTGTCACACTGGGCACCTACTCAAACAAATGACCATCAag TTAAGCAACAGTGAGAGCACCCAACAGCAAATAAGCTTCCTGAACAAACAGCTACTTCTCCTTGGAGAGGCACACAAACTGTCCATGCAGGAACTGCAGTTTATAGGCGCAGATAATACCAAG CGACCCACCACCCATGAGGCAAAGATGCTGCAAGTTTCCTACAGGAAGGAGGTGGAGGCTCTGAGACAGAACCTGCTGGCTCAGGGCCAGAAACTTGAGGCAACACATCAGAGAACCGCTGAGCTGGAGATCCTCCTCTCCAAGAAGGAACACCTCATTGCGGAGCAGAAGAAGTTCCTTGAGGATGTGAAATGCCAAGCAAA GGCAGAGCTGCAGGCCTCCGACAACAGGTACCAGGCTCAGAAAAGAAACACCCAACTGTTGCAGACTGAAGTCCTGCAACTGTACAGCAAAGTGGAGATGGAGGCTCCAGCTAGCAGTACTGGCTTGCCAGCAGGGGTCAAAGCTGATGGACGCATGCCTGCTGATTCCAG CATCCTGGTGCCTGATGGACCAAGTAAAACTTGCACCGCTGAGGAGATGGACAGTAGACCACCATATGACTCGCACTGCGGCAACGGCAGCACTTTATTACCAGGGCAACTAAAAAAGGCGAGCAAATCTTCCAAGACCACTGCCAATTCGGTCAACGGCAGCAAGGAGTCAGGCCCATCTCTAATTGCGGACCTCCCTCTGTCCTGCCCCCGCACCAACCTGCTTGCAACTCTGACACCATCTGACGCACCACTTACTGTGGGCTCCTACCCCAGCGCCAAAAGCTTCCTCGGCATGAGGGCACGCGAGCTGTTTCGCAACAAAAGCGAAAGTCAGTGCGgcggcgaggaggaggaagaggacgagcAGCCGCAGCCGCCACGTCTTGCCGGCCTTGCCCACAGCCTGAAGCCTGAGCTGTGCACGGAGCTGCCTTGCCCGGGTTCCGTTGCCCTCGCGCCCTCGACCACTCCAACCATCCCGACTCCAACCCCTTCCTTGGCTGCTCCTCTCACTGCACCCATCAAGAATTCCTCGGAGCCAAAACAGCAGGCCCCTAGTCAGGAAAGCCCCCGCAGGAAGATAGGGCGGGGCCCGTCGGGGACTGGGCGGCCCCGGCAGCAACAGCTAAAGATAATGGACTACAATGAAACGCATCATGAGCACAGCTAA
- the tsc1b gene encoding TSC complex subunit 1b isoform X2, translated as MPIAASDVERCLETELVGGPKRVLQAGRKVKTRCEKDTASTKSTATMAREQPSMGDLLPLLETSDLHQLEEIRGLINEQLSTERGSVLLNGLVDYFLETNSSEAMHILCSVREPHDKHLLDKMNECMTKQACRLPTLTILGHVIRKQPSWIHKIARYPLLVSLLKCLKTDTDVVVLITGVLVLITLLPMIPQAGKQHLWEYFDIFGRLASWNLKNPGHVSEVYLIHLHASVYSLFHRLYGMYPCNFVSYLRSHYSMKENMETFEEVVKPMLEHVRIHPELVTGTKDHELDPTRWKKYEIHDIVIECAKVSLDPKEASCEEGYATMPENFYPQIHLRPQDCTSSPYTDLYSSYGSSSSTPFSTPRQPLPPPLSLPPFSGTQSTNRSPQTTKRQNSTCEPNSSNGGKDPLWSPSSLCGMVTPPSSRGMSPNFELSHSASHLPGRFHCTSGGKGTSASSTPATSSPPPTLSDDFPIISLPSNTVQSSPPRKERRHVDSGKPALVRQEPVKDFEKSGTTNRDAADAANVSMTLTELSVFMKKQELELQLRTEKEKEEAAITEELLKITEDTQELSGLRGFDSPFYRTTETLTGCQTQDKIVTNSQLGGSILDTRHAVSTPDKVENTANTSDVGSEQGGGAGDSRNSAVGLDQSWPFLSGFTPIDHHLHRSPSAPEEEAGKFGMFSPSPCSKTPAPVPYEVFFDLALPRAASLYVGQKTSEAVHKAALERLSRREEGLEDGEEEGVMTASPLEVLDRLVQQGSDTHDKVLKRLPLPSKSADWTHFGGSAPSDELHTLRSQLLLLHNQLLYERYKREQHAVRNRRLLRRIINATALEEQNNAMKDQLNHQSVDISSLRESLQVEQQRYRQLWDDRETVVTRLHSQIRQLQQGRDDYYTKNQELQSKLQESQKRMGELEADLQGANNKVCHTGHLLKQMTIKLSNSESTQQQISFLNKQLLLLGEAHKLSMQELQFIGADNTKRPTTHEAKMLQVSYRKEVEALRQNLLAQGQKLEATHQRTAELEILLSKKEHLIAEQKKFLEDVKCQAKAELQASDNRYQAQKRNTQLLQTEVLQLYSKVEMEAPASSTGLPAGVKADGRMPADSSILVPDGPSKTCTAEEMDSRPPYDSHCGNGSTLLPGQLKKASKSSKTTANSVNGSKESGPSLIADLPLSCPRTNLLATLTPSDAPLTVGSYPSAKSFLGMRARELFRNKSESQCGGEEEEEDEQPQPPRLAGLAHSLKPELCTELPCPGSVALAPSTTPTIPTPTPSLAAPLTAPIKNSSEPKQQAPSQESPRRKIGRGPSGTGRPRQQQLKIMDYNETHHEHS; from the exons AGGTGCCTGGAGACTGAATTGGTGGGTGGCCCCAAGAGAGTCCTCCAGGCAGGAAGGAAGGTCAAGACACGGTGCGAGAAGGACACTGCCTCCACCAAGAGCACTGCCACCATGGCGAGGGAGCAGCCAAGCATGGGGGACCTCCTCCCGCTTTTGGAGACCTCGGACCTCCATCAGCTAGAAGAGATCAGAGGCCTTATTAATGAGCAACTCAGCACTG AACGAGGGTCTGTGCTGCTCAACGGGCTGGTGGACTACTTTTTAGAAACAAACTCTTCAGAGGCCATGCATATCCTCTGCTCAGTCAGAGAGCCACATGACAAG CACCTGCTGGACAAGATGAATGAGTGTATGACCAAACAGGCCTGTCGGCTGCCCACGCTCACCATTCTTGGCCACGTCATCCGCAAGCAGCCGTCCTGGATCCACAAGATTGCCCGATACCCTCTTCTGGTGTCGCTGCTCAAATGCCTAAAG ACTGATACGGATGTCGTGGTGCTGATAACTGGGGTGCTGGTGCTGATCACGCTGCTTCCCATGATTCCTCAAGCGGGAAAACAACACCTGTGGGAgtactttgacatttttggtcgCTTGGCATCCTGGAACCTCAAGAATCCGG GTCATGTTTCAGAGGTTTACTTGATCCACCTTCACGCCAGCGTCTATTCACTCTTCCACCGTCTATATGGCATGTACCCTTGCAACTTTGTGTCCTACCTGCGTTCTCACTACAGTATGAAGGAAAACATGGAAACATTTGAAGAGGTGGTCAAG CCAATGCTTGAACATGTCCGGATCCACCCTGAACTGGTGACAGGAACCAAGGATCATGAGCTTGACCCCACCAG gtGGAAAAAGTATGAAATCCATGATATCGTCATTGAATGTGCCAAAGTGTCTCTCGACCCCAAGGAGGCCTCCTGCGAGGAGGGATATGCCACCATGCCTGAAAACTTTTACCCTCAAATCCATCTGCGACCACAAGACTGCACTTCCAGCCCCTACACAGACCTCTACAGCAGCTATG GAAGCTCATCATCAACTCCGTTCTCCACTCCACGGCAGCCGCTGCCCCCACCCCTGTCTTTGCCCCCCTTCTCAGGGACACAGTCAACCAACCGTAGCCCGCAGACCACCAAACGACAG AACTCCACCTGTGAACCAAACTCCTCCAATGGCGGGAAGGACCCACTGTGGAGCCCCTCCTCTTTGTGTGGAATGGTTACGCCCCCTTCATCCAGGGGTATGTCGCCTAACTTTGAGCTCTCCCACAGTGCCTCACACCTTCCCGGCCGCTTCCACTGCACTTCAG GGGGGAAAGGAACATCTGCCTCCAGTACTCCAGCCACTTCATCACCACCACCCACCCTATCAGATGACTTTCCTATTATCTCATTACCATCCAACACAGTCCAATCCAGTCCACCTAGAAAA GAACGCAGACACGTAGACAGTGGTAAACCTGCACTGGTGAGACAGGAACCTGTGAAAGACTTTGAGAAAAGCGGCACCACAAACAGAG ATGCTGCAGATGCTGCGAATGTGTCCATGACTTTGACCGAGCTCTCAGTTTTTATGAAGAAACAAGAATTGGAGCTTCAGCTGAGAacggaaaaagaaaaggaggagg CGGCTATCACAGAGGAGCTGCTCAAGATCACAGAGGATACGCAGGAACTGTCAGGCCTGAGGGGTTTCGACTCTCCTTTCTACCGCACCACCGAGACCCTGACTGGCTGTCAGACACAAGACAAGATCGTCACCAACAGCCAACTGGGGGGGTCCATCCTGGACACACGCCATGCAGTGTCTACGCCAGACAAAGTGGAGAATACCGCAAACACCAGTGATGTTGGGAGTGAACAAGGAGGGGGGGCGGGAGACAGCCGGAATTCAGCCGTCGGCCTCGATCAGTCCTGGCCCTTCCTGTCAGGTTTCACCCCGATTGATCACCACCTGCACCGGAGCCCCTCCGCCCCAGAAGAGGAGGCGGGAAAGTTTGGGATGTTCTCGCCAAGTCCGTGCAGCAAGACGCCAGCACCGGTGCCATACGAGGTGTTCTTTGACCTGGCTTTGCCCAGGGCGGCCTCTCTTTACGTAGGCCAGAAGACATCTGAGGCCGTCCACAAAGCGGCGCTGGAGAGACTCTCAAGACGGGAAGAGGGGCTGGAGGACGGGGAAGAGGAGGGGGTTATGACTGCTTCACCACTGGAGGTGCTGGATCGCCTTGTTCAGCAGGGGAGCGACACCCATGATAAAGTCCTTAAGAG ATTACCTTTGCCAAGTAAGTCAGCTGACTGGACGCACTTTGGAG GGTCGGCTCCATCTGACGAGCTTCACACGCTGCGGAGCCAGCTGCTCCTGCTGCACAACCAGCTGCTGTACGAACGCTACAAGAGAGAACAGCACGCCGTCCGCAACAGACGCCTCCTGCGACGCATCATCAATGCCACCGCGCTCGAAGAGCAGAACAATGCCAtg AAGGACCAACTGAACCACCAGAGTGTGGACATCTCATCCCTGAGGGAGAGTTTGCAGGTGGAGCAGCAGCGCTACAGGCAACTGTGGGACGACCGAGAGACTGTGGTGACCCGTCTGCACAGTCAGATCAGACAACTGCAGCAGGGGCGAGACGACTACTACACCAAGAACCAAGAGCTCCAG AGCAAGTTACAAGAATCTCAGAAAAGGATGGGGGAATTAGAAGCCGATCTTCAGGGCGCAAATAACAAAGTCTGTCACACTGGGCACCTACTCAAACAAATGACCATCAag TTAAGCAACAGTGAGAGCACCCAACAGCAAATAAGCTTCCTGAACAAACAGCTACTTCTCCTTGGAGAGGCACACAAACTGTCCATGCAGGAACTGCAGTTTATAGGCGCAGATAATACCAAG CGACCCACCACCCATGAGGCAAAGATGCTGCAAGTTTCCTACAGGAAGGAGGTGGAGGCTCTGAGACAGAACCTGCTGGCTCAGGGCCAGAAACTTGAGGCAACACATCAGAGAACCGCTGAGCTGGAGATCCTCCTCTCCAAGAAGGAACACCTCATTGCGGAGCAGAAGAAGTTCCTTGAGGATGTGAAATGCCAAGCAAA GGCAGAGCTGCAGGCCTCCGACAACAGGTACCAGGCTCAGAAAAGAAACACCCAACTGTTGCAGACTGAAGTCCTGCAACTGTACAGCAAAGTGGAGATGGAGGCTCCAGCTAGCAGTACTGGCTTGCCAGCAGGGGTCAAAGCTGATGGACGCATGCCTGCTGATTCCAG CATCCTGGTGCCTGATGGACCAAGTAAAACTTGCACCGCTGAGGAGATGGACAGTAGACCACCATATGACTCGCACTGCGGCAACGGCAGCACTTTATTACCAGGGCAACTAAAAAAGGCGAGCAAATCTTCCAAGACCACTGCCAATTCGGTCAACGGCAGCAAGGAGTCAGGCCCATCTCTAATTGCGGACCTCCCTCTGTCCTGCCCCCGCACCAACCTGCTTGCAACTCTGACACCATCTGACGCACCACTTACTGTGGGCTCCTACCCCAGCGCCAAAAGCTTCCTCGGCATGAGGGCACGCGAGCTGTTTCGCAACAAAAGCGAAAGTCAGTGCGgcggcgaggaggaggaagaggacgagcAGCCGCAGCCGCCACGTCTTGCCGGCCTTGCCCACAGCCTGAAGCCTGAGCTGTGCACGGAGCTGCCTTGCCCGGGTTCCGTTGCCCTCGCGCCCTCGACCACTCCAACCATCCCGACTCCAACCCCTTCCTTGGCTGCTCCTCTCACTGCACCCATCAAGAATTCCTCGGAGCCAAAACAGCAGGCCCCTAGTCAGGAAAGCCCCCGCAGGAAGATAGGGCGGGGCCCGTCGGGGACTGGGCGGCCCCGGCAGCAACAGCTAAAGATAATGGACTACAATGAAACGCATCATGAGCACAGCTAA